In the Anaerosporomusa subterranea genome, one interval contains:
- the dtd gene encoding D-aminoacyl-tRNA deacylase, with protein sequence MRSVVQRTVNSSVSVDGKEISAIGPGLTALIGVGSDDTDQDAKYLAEKMVHLRIFPDQNGKMNLSLLDIGGELMAISQFTLYGDCRKGRRPGFDQAAQPEEAKRLYEVFVDSVRAYGVAVACGQFQAHMLVSLENDGPVTMLLDSKRIF encoded by the coding sequence CCGTAGATGGAAAAGAAATCTCAGCGATCGGCCCCGGTTTGACGGCTCTAATCGGAGTCGGTAGTGACGACACCGACCAAGATGCGAAGTATTTGGCCGAAAAAATGGTTCATCTGCGCATCTTCCCGGATCAGAACGGTAAAATGAATTTATCTCTGCTTGATATTGGTGGCGAGCTGATGGCAATATCACAATTTACACTGTACGGAGACTGTCGTAAGGGCCGTAGACCTGGATTTGACCAAGCAGCGCAACCTGAAGAAGCCAAACGTTTATACGAGGTATTTGTCGACTCGGTTCGCGCTTACGGCGTTGCGGTTGCCTGTGGACAATTTCAGGCACATATGCTGGTTAGCCTGGAAAACGACGGACCGGTGACCATGCTGCTAGATAGCAAACGAATTTTTTAA